In one Rutidosis leptorrhynchoides isolate AG116_Rl617_1_P2 chromosome 8, CSIRO_AGI_Rlap_v1, whole genome shotgun sequence genomic region, the following are encoded:
- the LOC139861902 gene encoding transcription factor E2FB-like → MNPNHQFLRRQLPFTSMKPPPSGEYHQFSPTAVANHESEAILVKPSPLKRKGDAATFEEEVNELNPTPGNTISVSTPLQTPVSGKVSKAQKVPRVGKYNRTVSQATAYNADSPSGHNLTPAGPCRYDSSLGLLTKKFINLIKHAEDGILDLNKAAETLEVQKRRIYDITNVLEGIGLIEKKLKNRIQWKGLDASTGEIDKSVTSLQEEIENLAVEELRLDEQTREMQERLRELSEDENCQKWLFVTEEDIKSLPCFQDETLIAIKAPHGTTLEVPDPDEAVDSPQRRYRIVLRSTMGPIDVYLVSQFEEKIEEINRADANPSIPSTSEMIENPSTEITMETCHGHESGIQRTNTHTCSDVNASEDFVSGIMKIVPDIDSDADYWLLSDADVSITDIWRTESSVEWTEMGMLHDDYIMPSVTSPNTKVAYSTSAF, encoded by the exons ATGAATCCGAATCATCAATTTCTAAGACGTCAGCTTCCTTTTACCTCAATGAAACCGCCGCCAAGTGGTGAATATCATCAGTTTTCGCCAACTGCTGTTGCTAATCATGAATCGGAAGCCATACTTGTGAAACCTTCT CCATTAAAGAGGAAGGGAGATGCAGCAACATTTGAAGAGGAAGTTAATGAGCTGAATCCCACTCCTGGAAATACTATATCTGTTTCCACTCCTCTACAGACCCCTGTTTCTGGAAAAGTCTCAAAAGCTCAAAAGGTCCCAAGAGTCGGGAAGTATAATAGGACTGTTTCTCAAGCTACTGCATACAATGCTG ATTCGCCATCAGGACATAATCTTACTCCTGCTGGTCCCTGTCGTTACGATAGCTCTCTAG GTCTTTTAACAAAGAAGTTTATCAACCTTATCAAGCATGCAGAAGATGGTATTCTTGATCTAAATAAAGCAGCAGAAACTCTAGAG GTGCAAAAAAGGCGGATCTATGATATAACAAACGTGTTAGAGGGAATTGGTCTTATAGAGAAAAAGCTGAAGAATAGGATTCAATGGAA GGGACTTGATGCATCAACTGGAGAGATTGATAAGAGTGTTACTAGTTTACAG GAGGAAATTGAAAATCTTGCTGTGGAGGAGCTTAGATTAGATGAGCAAACAAG AGAAATGCAAGAGAGGCTAAGGGAATTGAGTGAAGACGAAAATTGTCAAAA GTGGCTTTTTGTCACTGAAGAAGATATTAAGAGCCTTCCCTGCTTCCAG GACGAAACCTTAATTGCAATTAAAGCCCCGCATGGCACAACTCTAGAAGTTCCAGATCCTGATGAG GCTGTTGACTCTCCTCAAAGGAGATACAGAATAGTCCTGCGGAGTACAATGGGTCCTATAGATGTTTATCTTGTCAG TCAATTTGAAGAGAAGATTGAGGAGATCAATCGTGCTGATGCGAACCCAAGCATTCCTTCAACATCAGAGATGATTGAAAATCCAAGTACAGAAATAACAATGGAAACATGTCATGGTCATGAGAGTGGGATACAAAGAACAAACACTCACACATGTTCAGATGTAAATGCATCAGAGGACTTTGTTAGTGGGATCATGAAGATAGTTCCAGATATTGAT AGTGATGCAGACTACTGGCTTTTATCAGATGCCGATGTTAGCATCACTGACATATGGAGGACAGAAT CCAGTGTTGAATGGACTGAAATGGGCATGCTCCATGATGACTACATCATGCCAAGTGTCACCTCCCCAAACACCAAAGTCGCATACTCTACAAGTGCATTCTGA